In Periplaneta americana isolate PAMFEO1 chromosome 3, P.americana_PAMFEO1_priV1, whole genome shotgun sequence, the following are encoded in one genomic region:
- the LOC138696145 gene encoding transcription factor Adf-1-like: MAPPSVRFSAAEDEQLIEMVAGHPVLWNMMEVEFKNTLKKDLIWKEIGNMVNKSDGQCKMRWKSIRDHYKRQRKQEKNTGTGSAATKKRASYWDRLRFLDTVEDERESFSNTQTESGNSNETLEETICGLASEATDDPLTYDSYAMSTGHESENQEKRKKENLPERSTCQTSEIKTKKVRKNNIVNLLNERKQELLQTREYLEKIMKPEAEDETDLFFRTMAATVKKFDPEVRTEAKMKIFSLVTEMEVRSYRSIRVGNASTFDSENSRPSSNASYNSNCSTGELSAVGLQSQDSPSTTFESSTCDNNTMFTNSNVECSEDMSGHFWKF, from the exons ATGGCGCCCCCTTCAGTTCGATTCTCAGCTGCAGAAGACGAACAGCTGATTGAGATGGTTGCTGGACATCCTGTTTTATGGAATATGATGGAAGTAGAGTTCAAGAATACCTTAAAGAAGGACTTAATTTGGAAGGAGATTGGAAACATGGTGAATAAGTCAG atgGACAATGCAAAATGCGATGGAAAAGTATTAGGGACCATTACAAGAGACAGCGGAAACAAGAAAAGAATACAGGAACAGGGTCCGCTGCTACGAAGAAAAGGGCATCATATTGGGATAGGCTAAGATTCCTTGATACAGTGGAAGATGAACGAGAAAGTTTTTCAAATACACAAACTGAAAGCGGAAACAGTAATGAAACCCTGGAAGAAACGATTTGTGGTCTTGCTTCTGAAGCAACGGATGATCCATTAACTTACGATTCGTATGCTATGAGCACAGGACATGAATCTGAaaatcaagaaaaaagaaagaaagaaaatttaccAGAACGTTCAACTTGCCAGACGTCTGAGATAAAAACCAAAAAAGTCAGAAAGAACAACATTGTGAACTTACTtaatgaaagaaaacaagagctactacagaccagagaatacTTGGAAAAAATTATGAAGCCTGAAGCAGAGGACGAAACTGATCTCTTCTTCAGAACCATGGCTGCGACTGTGAAAAAATTTGATCCTGAAGTCAGAACtgaagcaaaaatgaaaatttttagtcTTGTGACTGAAATGGAAGTCCGCAGTTACAGGTCTATACGTGTGGGAAATGCTTCCACATTTGATTCGGAGAACTCCAGGCCAAGCTCAAACGCATCCTACAACTCGAACTGCAGCACTGGTGAGCTGTCAGCAGTAGGCTTGCAGTCACAAGACTCACCCAGCACAACTTTTGAGTCATCTACTTGTGACAACAATACAATgtttacaaactcaaatgtagaATGTTCTGAAGATATGAGtggacatttttggaaattttga